From one Callithrix jacchus isolate 240 chromosome 2, calJac240_pri, whole genome shotgun sequence genomic stretch:
- the ISOC1 gene encoding isochorismatase domain-containing protein 1: MAAAEPAVLALPNSGGVGAGAPSGTVPVLFCFSVFARPSSVPHGAGYELLIQKFLSLYGDQIDMHRKFVVQLFAEEWGQYVDLPKGFAVSERCKVRLVPLQIQLTTLGNLTPSSTVFFCCDMQERFRPAIKYFGDIISVGQRLLQGARILGIPVIVTEQYPKGLGSTVQEIDLTGVKLVLPKTKFSMVLPEVEAALAEIPGVRSVVLFGVETHVCIQQTALELVGRGVEVHIVADATSSRSMMDRMFALERLARTGIIVTTSEAVLLQLVADKDHPKFKEIQNLIKASAPESGLLSKV, encoded by the exons ATGGCGGCTGCGGAGCCAGCGGTCCTTGCGCTCCCCAACAGCGGCGGCGTGGGCGCGGGGGCGCCGTCGGGCACAGTCCCGGTGCTCTTCTGTTTCTCGGTTTTCGCGCGACCTTCGTCGGTGCCGCACGGCGCGGGCTACGAGCTGCTCATCCAGAAGTTCCTCAGCCTGTACGGCGACCAGATCGACATGCACCGCAAATTCGTGGTGCAGCTCTTTGCGGAGGAGTGGGGCCAGTACGTGGACTTGCCCAAGGGCTTTGCGGTGAGCGAGCGCTGCAAGGTGCGCCTCGTGCCGCTGCAGATCCAG ctCACTACCCTGGGAAATCTTACACCTTCAAGCACTGTGTTTTTCTGCTGTGATATGCAAGAAAGGTTCAGACCAGCCATCAAGTATTTTGGGGACATTATTAGTGTGGGACAAAGATTG TTGCAAGGGGCCCGGATTTTAGGAATTCCAGTTATTGTAACAGAACAGTACCCTAAAGGTCTTGGGAGCACTGTTCAAGAAATTGATTTAACAGGTGTAAAACTGGTACTTCCAAAGACCAAATTTTCAATGGTATTACCAGAAGTAGAAGCGGCATTAGCAGAGATTCCCGGAGTCAGGAGTGTTGTATTATTTGGAGTAGAA ACTCATGTGTGCATCCAGCAGACTGCCCTGGAGCTAGTTGGCCGAGGAGTTGAGGTTCATATTGTTGCTGATGCCACTTCATCAAGAAGCATGATGGACAGGATGTTTGCCCTCGAG CGTCTCGCTCGAACCGGGATCATAGTGACCACAAGTGAGGCTGTTCTGCTTCAGCTGGTAGCTGATAAAGACCATCCAAAATTCAAGGAAATTCAGAATCTAATTAAGGCGAGTGCTCCAGAATCGGGTCTGCTTTCCAAAGTATAG